Proteins found in one Pseudarthrobacter chlorophenolicus A6 genomic segment:
- a CDS encoding AraC-like ligand-binding domain-containing protein, whose product MQRRTVRHSLQAAEEETHLKSEDSASRSSAQNQNQSPQAAVRSIEDWGVLLSRSLMSFEVELERPGAFQGYLRNRKVAGIEFIEMSTGKHLAHRGAESISSTDRPDYLLCLQIAGVGEFSQDNRTAVLQPGDLTLFDTTRPTTVVSSTDYRNLCMKFPQRLINLPPEQLGQLTATRTGARDGFAPAAGTLLITMNQLMDTSSGRSKILAAQGALDIITTMFQRQLDISTPSYPQATSPALLEQIRSYIDENLSDPGLGPRTIAAAHYISLRQLHGIFQAQGLTVASWVRHQRLQRCRRDLSDPALHAVSAASIGLRWGFKTASHFGMSFRKTFGLTPAEFRQEALSGSWGV is encoded by the coding sequence GTGCAACGACGCACTGTCCGTCATTCCCTGCAGGCCGCAGAGGAGGAGACGCATTTGAAAAGCGAGGATTCGGCTTCACGATCGTCCGCCCAGAACCAGAATCAAAGTCCGCAAGCAGCGGTTCGGAGTATTGAGGACTGGGGAGTCTTGCTATCACGGTCGCTGATGAGTTTCGAAGTTGAATTGGAACGCCCCGGAGCGTTTCAGGGCTATCTGCGGAATCGGAAAGTTGCCGGCATTGAATTCATAGAGATGTCCACCGGCAAGCATCTGGCGCACCGAGGAGCTGAAAGTATCAGCAGTACGGATCGGCCCGATTATCTTTTGTGCCTGCAAATTGCAGGGGTGGGTGAGTTCTCGCAGGACAACCGCACCGCTGTTCTCCAACCGGGTGACCTCACCCTTTTCGACACAACCCGGCCCACGACGGTGGTGAGTAGCACGGACTACCGCAACCTCTGCATGAAGTTTCCCCAACGTCTCATCAACCTTCCGCCGGAGCAGTTAGGCCAGTTGACAGCAACACGTACAGGAGCAAGGGACGGATTCGCCCCAGCGGCGGGTACATTGCTCATCACGATGAACCAGCTGATGGATACTAGCTCGGGCAGAAGCAAAATTCTTGCCGCCCAAGGAGCTCTGGACATCATCACCACCATGTTCCAAAGGCAATTGGATATTTCCACCCCTTCATATCCACAAGCAACGTCTCCGGCCTTGCTGGAGCAAATTAGGAGCTACATCGACGAAAATCTCTCAGATCCTGGGCTGGGACCGAGGACTATCGCGGCCGCGCATTACATCTCACTGCGCCAGCTTCACGGCATCTTCCAAGCCCAAGGGCTCACCGTTGCGTCTTGGGTCCGCCATCAGCGGCTGCAACGCTGTCGGCGCGATCTAAGCGATCCCGCTCTCCATGCCGTTTCCGCCGCCTCCATTGGGCTCCGATGGGGCTTTAAGACCGCGTCTCATTTCGGAATGTCCTTTAGGAAAACTTTTGGACTTACGCCCGCCGAATTCCGGCAAGAGGCGCTTAGCGGCTCTTGGGGCGTTTGA